One genomic window of Nitrospiria bacterium includes the following:
- a CDS encoding IS4 family transposase — protein sequence MNQGRTIFSQLMEYLPHKEFSRCVDRYGGERYVNRFSCMDQFLCMVFAQITYRESLRDIECCLRAHQAKLYHMGLRGHVSRSTLAHANERRDWRIWADFAQTLIRTARQLYANHSFGVELNQTVYAFDSTTIDLCLSLFPWARFRKTKAAIKAHTLLDLRGSLPCFIHVTTGAVHDVNVLDLLPLNPGCFYILDRGYLDFGRLHSLTRSSAFFVTRTKRNTRYRRLCSQWVNKKSGLRCDQTVVLTGFYAKRDYPDKLRIVKYVDLGTGKRFTFLTNNFCISALTVAELYKCRWQVELFFKWLKQHLRIKAFFGTTENAVKTQVWIAVSVYVLVAITKKRLNLTDASLYTILQILSVSLFEKKPILQALIPEPYLNLDEDAANQLELFNC from the coding sequence ATGAACCAGGGACGCACGATTTTCTCGCAATTAATGGAGTATCTACCACACAAGGAGTTCTCTCGCTGCGTCGACAGATATGGCGGCGAACGATATGTCAATCGCTTCTCCTGCATGGACCAATTCTTGTGCATGGTTTTCGCACAGATCACCTACCGGGAGAGTCTACGGGACATCGAGTGTTGCCTTCGCGCCCATCAGGCCAAGCTCTATCACATGGGGCTTCGCGGCCACGTTTCCAGAAGTACACTGGCCCATGCCAACGAGAGGCGAGATTGGCGCATCTGGGCCGACTTCGCTCAGACGTTGATACGAACGGCACGGCAGTTATACGCCAACCACAGCTTTGGGGTGGAGTTAAACCAAACGGTCTACGCCTTCGACTCCACCACGATCGATCTGTGCCTCTCCCTTTTCCCTTGGGCACGATTTCGCAAGACCAAAGCAGCCATCAAAGCACATACGCTCTTGGATCTTCGCGGCTCCCTACCGTGCTTTATCCATGTCACAACGGGAGCGGTTCACGATGTGAATGTCTTGGATCTTCTTCCCTTGAATCCTGGGTGCTTCTATATTCTCGACCGAGGCTATCTGGACTTTGGACGACTTCATTCACTCACCCGATCATCCGCCTTCTTCGTCACCCGAACCAAACGAAACACCCGTTATCGTCGCCTCTGCTCACAGTGGGTGAACAAAAAGAGCGGCTTGCGCTGCGATCAGACCGTTGTGCTCACAGGCTTCTACGCAAAACGCGATTATCCCGACAAACTGCGGATCGTGAAGTACGTCGACCTCGGTACCGGAAAACGGTTCACCTTCCTGACCAACAACTTTTGCATCTCCGCCCTCACCGTCGCAGAGCTTTACAAATGCCGATGGCAGGTGGAACTGTTTTTCAAGTGGCTCAAGCAGCATCTGCGCATCAAGGCATTTTTCGGCACCACCGAGAACGCGGTCAAGACACAGGTCTGGATCGCAGTAAGCGTTTATGTGTTGGTGGCCATCACGAAGAAGCGGTTGAACCTCACCGATGCCTCGCTCTACACAATTTTACAGATTCTCAGCGTTTCACTTTTCGAGAAAAAACCCATTTTACAAGCCCTTATACCAGAACCATATCTCAATTTGGACGAAGATGCCGCTAACCAATTGGAATTATTCAATTGTTAA
- a CDS encoding ankyrin repeat domain-containing protein, whose protein sequence is MLIYAAKSGNARGVDLALKLNPDMNATDGYGRTALFYASKNGHHSILKTLISEGADVNQLDVYGQPPLILSAANGNVEMVTTLLVHGAYPDFRADDGRTALYMAVKNNHKNVVQVLLDHGAEMDVKRFKGQTALWVASGYGHREIVDILINQGAYLDAKDPYGRTPLYIAADGGHEEVVRVLLKNGADANIVVNINGSDWTPLLTAVSRGHCPVLTELLIKDGADPNQRTRDSRSPLTLASILGKPCAVEKLLKNGADPNLKGYEGATALLLASQEGHEAIVKTLLQKGAGVDSGTENGVTPLIMAAQLNRMKVVKRLLAKGANVNSKSKDGRTPLIIASLEGHLGMVKLLVERGADVRIVGYNQQSALDFAERSRNQELIRILKRPI, encoded by the coding sequence ATGTTGATCTATGCCGCTAAGTCTGGAAACGCACGGGGGGTCGACCTGGCCCTCAAATTGAATCCTGACATGAATGCAACGGATGGTTATGGAAGGACCGCTTTGTTTTATGCTTCCAAGAATGGCCATCATTCGATTTTAAAAACCTTAATCAGCGAGGGGGCGGATGTCAATCAACTGGATGTGTACGGCCAACCCCCTTTAATCCTTTCTGCAGCAAACGGGAACGTTGAAATGGTGACCACTTTGTTGGTTCATGGGGCTTATCCAGATTTCAGGGCGGATGATGGGCGTACAGCCTTATATATGGCCGTAAAAAATAATCATAAAAATGTGGTCCAGGTTCTTTTGGATCATGGGGCGGAAATGGATGTTAAAAGATTTAAGGGCCAAACCGCTTTATGGGTGGCATCCGGGTACGGTCATCGGGAAATCGTAGACATTTTAATAAATCAAGGGGCTTATCTTGATGCAAAAGACCCTTATGGAAGGACTCCTCTTTATATAGCGGCTGATGGGGGACATGAGGAGGTAGTTAGGGTTTTACTAAAGAATGGAGCTGACGCAAATATAGTGGTAAATATAAACGGGAGTGATTGGACCCCTCTGTTGACGGCAGTCAGCCGCGGCCATTGCCCTGTGTTAACCGAATTATTGATAAAAGATGGAGCTGATCCCAATCAAAGAACCCGAGATAGCAGGTCTCCACTTACCCTTGCGTCAATTTTGGGAAAACCATGTGCTGTGGAAAAGTTATTGAAAAATGGGGCAGACCCCAATTTGAAAGGGTATGAGGGTGCAACCGCCCTGTTATTGGCTTCCCAGGAGGGACATGAAGCGATCGTCAAAACCCTTCTCCAAAAAGGGGCGGGGGTGGATTCGGGAACAGAAAATGGGGTAACCCCTTTAATTATGGCCGCACAATTAAATCGGATGAAGGTAGTGAAAAGGTTATTGGCCAAAGGGGCCAATGTAAATAGTAAATCAAAAGATGGGAGAACGCCGTTGATTATCGCCTCACTGGAAGGTCACCTGGGAATGGTAAAATTACTGGTGGAAAGAGGGGCCGACGTAAGAATCGTGGGATACAATCAACAATCGGCATTGGATTTTGCCGAGAGGTCACGCAACCAGGAATTGATCCGGATTCTCAAAAGACCAATTTAG